GGAAGGCGGCGCCAGTAAGGTGAATTTCTGGGTAGATGAAGAAAATAAACATGCTATTGCTATTTATCAGAAAATGGGTTATATATATGATGGGATTATCTCACGGCAGTTTCTGCTGAGAGAAAAATAAGAAAGATAACCAGAAAGAGGAGAGTAAACACATGGAACAGTTAATGGAAATTTTAAAGGAACTCAGACCGGATGTAGACTTTGAGGCAGAAAAGGCGCTGATTGACGATGCGATTCTGGACTCCTTCGACATTGTTTCCCTCATTGGAGAGCTGAATGACGCATTTGGCGTGGAAATCGAGTTTGAGGACATGGAGCCGGAAAACTTTAACAGCGCGGAGGATATGTACAAACTGATTCAGAGGCTGCAGCAGGAGGCATAAAATGACAGTCAATTCACTGTTCTTTTTGCTGTTTCTGGGCATACTGTACTTGGTGTATTATGTGGTATGTCCTCTGAAGTACCGCTGGATAGCGCTGCTGGGCGCCAGTGTGATTTTTTATGCACTGGCGTGCGCGGCGTCCCCCGTCTATCTGGTGCTGACCAGCATCAGCATCTGGGCGGCAGGAATCGGGATGGAGCGTCTGGAGCAGGAATGCAGACAGATGATCGCCGGGAAAAAGGATTCGGCGGCGGCACTGAAAAAGCAGTACAAAAAGAAGAAAAAAAAGATTCTGACGATCGCGGTCATTTTCAATCTGGGTATTCTGTTAATCTTAAAATACGGCGGGTTCTTTGCAGGAATCGGCAATACGCTGCTCTCCTTTACCGGCGTGCACATTCCTGTTCCAAAGTTTCTGATTCCGCTTGGTATTTCGTATTATACATTAATTGCGATTGGTTATCTGATGGATATTTATAAGGGGAAAATACAGGCGCAGAAGAATTATGCAAAGCTTCTTTTATTTCTTGCGTATTTTCCGCAGATGACCCAGGGACCGATGAACCGTTATAAGCCGATGGCGGCGCAGCTTTACGAGGGACATACCTTCGATTATCATAACTTTTCCTATGGCTGTCAGCGGATGCTGTGGGGATTTTTTAAGAAAATGGTAGTGGCGGACAATCTGCGCCCGGTTATGCAGAGTATTTTTGATAATTACGCGCAGCTGAGCGGGATTACCTGTTTCCTCGGCTGCATTTATATGACGGTCTGGATGTATGCGGATTTCTCCGGCTATATGGATATCGTGGCAGGCGCCTCGGAGCTTTTCGGAATCCATATAGAAGAGAACTTCCGGCGGCCGTTTTTTGCACAGTCGCTGGCGGAATACTGGAGACGCTGGCATATAACCTTAAGCTCCTGGTTCCGCGACTATATGTTTTATCCGCTGGCTGTTTCCTCGCCGGCTGCGAAATTCGGAAAGCTGGGGAGAAAATGGTTCGGAACGCGCGTGGGAAAGCTGTTCCCGTCTCTGTTTGCGCTGGTGTTTGTGTGGACA
This is a stretch of genomic DNA from Marvinbryantia formatexigens DSM 14469. It encodes these proteins:
- a CDS encoding acyl carrier protein, producing MEQLMEILKELRPDVDFEAEKALIDDAILDSFDIVSLIGELNDAFGVEIEFEDMEPENFNSAEDMYKLIQRLQQEA
- a CDS encoding MBOAT family O-acyltransferase: MTVNSLFFLLFLGILYLVYYVVCPLKYRWIALLGASVIFYALACAASPVYLVLTSISIWAAGIGMERLEQECRQMIAGKKDSAAALKKQYKKKKKKILTIAVIFNLGILLILKYGGFFAGIGNTLLSFTGVHIPVPKFLIPLGISYYTLIAIGYLMDIYKGKIQAQKNYAKLLLFLAYFPQMTQGPMNRYKPMAAQLYEGHTFDYHNFSYGCQRMLWGFFKKMVVADNLRPVMQSIFDNYAQLSGITCFLGCIYMTVWMYADFSGYMDIVAGASELFGIHIEENFRRPFFAQSLAEYWRRWHITLSSWFRDYMFYPLAVSSPAAKFGKLGRKWFGTRVGKLFPSLFALVFVWTSTGLWHDASWRYILWGAANGVFIMGAMILEPYFTKAKEFLHIRQESRGWKLFCIIRTFLLVSLLKVFPGPADTASTLQFTKKIFTDIRMPAGWSEVLPGLSKENVLFLGCALLLMFAVDLLQEKQPVRDTLAKKPMLVRWFCYFAVLGVILAIGQFNVSMTGGFAYAQF